The Alphaproteobacteria bacterium sequence CGACAGGCCCTCGTCGGCGAAGAAGCCGCGCTCGCGCGCCACGATCAGCGGCGCGCCGTCGACCAGCGCCACGAAGCCAAGATCCAGCTCGGTCTTTTCCAGGGAACGCACGGCGCGAACGACTCCAGATCGTCGGAGGTCGAGCCGCCATTGGCCCGGTCACGGGAGTCGCCCGCCGTTGGGCAACGCCGCTCTCTATTCAAGGAGCGTGCCAAGCCTGAAACGCCGCGTTTGCGCTGGGTCGGCCTTGCACGAGCCGACGCGTGCTGCCCAAAGCGCGCGCGGCTGCCGAAGTTTCGTCCAGCTCAGCTCTTGCCGCTGCCGAGCAGCTCGCTCACCGAGATCACCTGCTCGGCGATCTCGACCAGCCGCTTGCCCTTGTCCATCGCCAGCTTGCGCAGCGCCTTGTAGGCCTCATCCTCGGTGATGCCGCGCTGGCTCATCAGGATGCCCTTGGCGCGGTCGATCTGGCGGCGCTCGACCAGCGTCGCCTTGGTGCGCGCCAGCTCGTCGCGCAGTTCCTGCACGGCGCGAAAGCGCGCGATCGCCACGTCCATGATCGGTTTGACGCGCGCCGGGCTCAGCCCGTCGACCACGTAGGACGTCACGCCGGCGCGCACGGCCTCGACGGCCAGCGTCTCGTCGGTCTCATCGACGAACATCACGATCGGCTGGGCGCGTTCGCGCGACACCGAGCGCATCTGCTCAAGCATGTCGCGGTTGGGCGAGGTGACGTCGACGATGATCATGTCCGGCGTATGGGTGCGCACGCGCTCGAGCAGGTCGTCGGCGCCCGGCACGCGCGCCACGACCTGATGCCCGGCATCCGCCAGGGTGCGCTCCAGCATCGCCGCGCGTTCGCTGTCCGCGTCGACGAGCAGGATGCGCAGCGGTGCATCGCAGGTGCCCTTCATGCCCGCTTCCTTAGCAATCGCCATGCCGCGCCGCACCATTGTGCGCTGCATTGCACAAATTTCGCTCAGATGGGGCTATCGACGAAGCCATAACCCATTGGAATCGCAGGGCTGGCATGCCGGTTGCTTATATTGGGTCACCGGGGCGGCAACGATGTCGCACGGTCCCTGCGGCACAGTTGTCGTGCATCGTCGTGATCGGCGGGCTGTTCATGCGCGCGTTGCCGCTCTTCCACGATCTGCGTGACCGCCTCTGCCTCGTGATCGGCGGCGGCGAGGCCGCGCTACGCAAGGCGGCGGTGCTGGAGTCGCTCGGCGCGCGGGTGGTCCACCGCGCGACGGCCGATGACCTGGACGATGTCGCACTGGTCGTTGTCGCGGGGGCCGACGAGGACGCTGCCCGGCGCGCCTTCGAGCTGTGCAGGGCGCGCGGCGTTCCCGTCAACGCGGTCGATCGGCCGCGCTACTGCACGGTGACCTGGCCGGCGATCGTCGATCGTGATCCGATCACCATCGCCATCGGCACCGCGGGTGCCGCGCCGACGCTCGCGCGCCTGCTGCGTGCGCGCATCGAACGGGCCGTGCCGGCGCAGATGGCCGCTCTCGCCCGTCTCGCCGAGTCATGGCGCGCGCGGGTGAAGGCCGCGTTGCCGCTTCCCGCGTCGCGGCTGCGGTTCTGGGAGCGCTTCTTCGAGGGCGCCGTCGCCGAGGCGGCGCTGGACGGCGATGTCGCGGAGGCGGATCGGCGTGCGCGGGCACTGCTGAGCGGCGCCGAGGCTCAGCCGCGCGGTGTCGTGCACCTCGTCGGCGCGGGACCGGGCGATCCCGAGCTGCTGACCTTGCGCGCTCTGCGCCTGATCCAGTCGGCCGACGTGATCGTGCATGACCGGCTGGTCGGTGAGGAGATCCTGGCCTTCGCGCGGGTCGACGCCCAGCGCATCTATGTCGGCAAGCGCCGCGCCCATCACTGCGTGCCGCAGCCCGACATCAATACCCTGCTGATCGAGCATGCCCGCGCCGGCAGGCGCGTCGTGCGGCTGAAGGGTGGCGATCCGTTCGTCTTCGGCCGCGGCGGCGAGGAGATCGAGGCGCTGCTCGAGGCCGGCATCGCCTGCGACGTGACGCCGGGCATCACCGCGGCCACCGGCTGCGCCGCCTATGCCGGCATCCCGCTGACCCACCGCGATCACGCCCATACCTGCCTGTTCGTCACCGGCCATCTCAAGGACGGCATCCTCGATCTGAACTGGGACGTGCTCGCCCGACCGCGCCAGACGCTGGCGGTATACATGGGTCTCGTCTCCTTGCCGCAGCTCTCGCGTCAGCTCATCGCCCATCGCCTGCCGGGCAGCACGCCGGCGGCGGTGGTGATCGACGGCACGCGGCCGACGCAGCGTGTGATCGCCGGAACCCTGGCGAGCCTGCCGGGGCTTGCGGCATCGCTCGATGTTTCGCGGCCGGCGCTGGTGCTGATCGGTGACGCCGTGGGCGTCGCCGCACGCATGCCGGCCGATGCCTGGGCGATGGCGGCGGAGTGAACGCTATGGCCGGCGCGACCAGCTCGACGCGTTGACCGCGCCGGGCGGGATCTCGCCGCGCAGCAGCGCCCGCACCTGGCCCACCGTGTCCATCGCCTGGCTCTCGCTCGCGGGCGGCGTCAGGCCGCCGATATGCGGCGTGGCGATCACGTTGGGCAGGCGCGCCAGCTCGGGCGAGGGCATCTGGTCGGGTGCGCGGCCGACATCCATCGCCGCACCGGCGATGCGGCCCTCGGCCAGGGCCGCCGCCAGCGCGGCCTCGTCGACGAGATTGCCGCGCGAGAGGTTGATGAAGAAGGCCTCCGGCCGCATGCGCGCGAAGGCGGTCGCGTCGAGCAGGTTCTCGGTCTCCTCGTTGGCGATGGCGAGGCAGACGACATAGTCGGCGCGGCCCAGCAGCTCCTCCATGGGCAGCTTGATGAAGCGCGGGTCGTCGACCTGGGCGTAGGGGTCCGACACCAGCACCGTCATGCCGATGGCCGTGAGCAGCGGCGCGAGATCACGCGCGATGCGGCCATAGCCGATGATGCCCACCGTGCTGCCCGCGAGCTGGCGACCGACGCGGATCTCCGGCTTCTGTCCGGCATGGTACGAGGCCGCGGCGCGCGAGACGCCGCGCGAGAGATCGACCAGGAAGCCCAACGCCAGCTCGACGACGGATTTCACGAAACCCGGCTCGGCGCGCGTCACCAGGATGCCGGCCTTCGAGGCGGCCTCGACGTCGATGTTGCGGATGTCGACGGCGGTGCGCATCACGGCGCGTAGCTTCGGCAGGGCGGCAAAGACCTCCGCCGGCACCGGCGTCGAGCGATCGACGATGACCAGCTCAACGTCCTGCGCCGCGGCGATCAGGCCTGCGGCATCGAGCGGCGTGTCTGCCTCATGCGTGCTGAGCTCGACCAGGCCGCGCAGCAGCTCGAGCGGCCTGGCGCCGTAGTATTGGCGGCGCGATTGCGGTGTATGCGTCAGCAGCAGCTTCACGGTTGGCGACTTCACGGGCGCATCGGCGTCGCTTCGCCGAGCAGGGAGACATGCGCGGTGACGATGCGCCAGCCTTCGGGCGTGCGCATCCAGGTATGGCTCTGCCGGCCGGTGCGCGTCATGCCGTGGCGCCGGAACTCGACATTGGCGGTACCGAAATCGCGACCGTAGGTGACGATCCACACCTTCAGAAGGTCGCGGCTCAGCACGAAGGCCGGGTCGCGGCCGGACCGGAAGGCGGCGATCTCGTCATGGCCGTAAAGCTGCTCGCCAATGCCGTAGCGCAGCGTGTGCGGGCTCTTCCAGAACAGCGCGTCGAGCGTCTCGACATCGTTGGTGTTGAGCGCCGTCTCGTAGCGATAGAACGCATCGGTGACCTCCCGGACGATCTCCGGGATGTTGATCTCGTGGCTCATCGGCGTCTTCCTTAGCACAGAATGCGGCAGTGCTGCCCCGTCATCCCGAGCGCAGCGAGGGATCCAGGGCCGCCATCCTGGATCCCTCGCTGCGCTCGGGATGACAGAGTGATGGGTTCAGCATTCACGCCGGCGGCGCGGTGCAAATTCCTTCCCTCTCGAGCCAGGCGGCGACACGCAGCGCCGCCTGCTCGTTGAACGGCCGCGCGATCACCTGCACCGCGATCGGCAGTCCCCCAGGTCGTTGCACCGGCACCGCCACGACGGGCAGACCGATGAACGAGATCGGCTGGGTGAAGATGCCGAGATTGGCGCGCACCGGCATCTCGACTCCGGCGATGCTCATCGTCTTCTGGCCGAGCGACGGCGCGGTGGTCGGCGTCGCCGGCGCGAGGATCACGTCGACTTCGTCGAACAGCCTCAGCGTCTGGCTGCGGAAGACGCGGCGGAAGCGTTGCGCCTTGATGTACCAGGCAGCCGGAATCAGCGCACCGGCCATGAAGCGCTCGCGCGTGTCGGGGTCGAAATCCTGCGGCTGGGCGCGCAGCCGGTCGAGATGCAGCGCGGCGCCCTCGGAGGCGGTGATGATGTAGGCGCAGCCGCGTGCGCGCGCGGCGTCGACGATCGCAACCCTGCGTGTCGCGCCCAGAGCCCGCGCGACGGTGGCGACGGCTTCGGCGGCCACGGGCTCGAGCTGGCGCTCGAAGTAGTCGCCCGCGACGGCGATACGCAGACCGCCGATGCCCTCCCCGAGCAGCGGCATGGTCGCCATCGCCGGTCGCCCGGTGCAGACCGGGTCGTCCTCGTCGGCCCCCTGCATGGCGTCGAACGACAGCGCGAGATCCGCCGCCGAACGCGCCAGCGGGCCGAGATGGTCGAGGCTGTCGACGAAGGGAAAGCTGCGCGCGCGGCTCAGCCTTCCATAGGTCGGCTTCAGGCCGAACAGGCCGCAGAGCGACGACGGCACGCGGATCGAGCCGTTGGTGTCGGAGCCCAGCGCGATCGGCACCAGCCCGCCGGCCGCCGCGGCGCCCGAGCCGCCCGACGAGCCGCCGGTCATGCGCGACGGATCGCGGGGATTGCGCGAAGGGCCGTAGTGGCTGTTCTCGCCGGTGAAGTCGTAGGCGTATTCGCCCATGTTCAGGCCGCCCAGCAGGACGGCGCCGGCTTCCTCCATGCGCTCGATCAGGGCCGCGTCGCGCGGCGCCGGCGGCAGGTCGGCGTTGATCTTCGCGCCGGCCAGGGTCGGCACGCCCGAGATGTCGAACAGGTTCTTCACCGCGAAGGGTGTGCCGGCGAGCGGGCCGGGATCGCCGCCCGCCGCGATCATCGCGTCGATCGCCGCCGCCTTCCTGCGCGCGCGTTCCGTCGTCACGATGGTGAAGGCGTTGAGGGCGCCGTCGCGCGCGGCGATGCGCGCCAACGCCGCTTCGGTCACGGCCGACGCGGTGACGCGCTTCGCCCTGACCGCCAGCGCGATGTCGCTGGCCGTCGCCTGCGCCGAGGTCGGATCGAGGCTCATGGCTCGAACACGGGCGCGCTCTCGGTGGCGTCGGGCAGCGGCGCGGCGAGCGCCAGCCCGGCGATGGTGCGCGCGATATCGAAACTGGCGATCACCTTGTCGCGCAAGGCCGGATCGATCGGCAGGCCGATGATCCTTGCCATGGCGTCGACATAGGTGCCGGTATCGTCCTCGGGCTGCATGCTCAATCCTCCCCTGATTGGGCGAAGTGGCAGGCAACGTCGCGCACCGGGCTCACGCGGCGCAAGGCGGGCATCGATTCGGCGCAGTCGCGGGTGCCCACCGGGCAGCGGCCGTAGAAGCGGCACACATTGGGATCCGGGTCGATCGGGCTGCGCGGCTCGCCCGACAGGCGCAGGCGGCCGGCGCGCCGCGCCGGATCGGCCTGCGGGATCGCCGAGATCAATGCGCGCGTGTAGGGATGCAGCGGCCTGGCGAAGACCTCGGCCGCCGGACCGGCTTCGACGATCTTGCCGAGATACATCACCAGCACGCGATCGCACAGCAGGCGCACGACGTTGAGGTCGTGGCTGACGAAGAGATAGCTCATGCCCAGCCGCGCCTTGAGGTCCTGCAGCAGCTGCAGGATCACGACCTGCACCGAGACGTCGAGTGCCGCCGTGGGCTCGTCGAGGATCAGCAGCTCGGGCTCGACGGCGATGGCGCGGGCGATGCCGACGCGCGCCTTCTGGCCGCCGGAGAGCTGGTGTGGGAAGCGGCTCAGCAACTCGCGCGGCAGGCCGGTCATGTCGGCGAGGTCGTTGACCCGGTCGGTCAACGCTTCGCCGCTGGTGCGCTTCAGGCGGCGCAGCGGATCGGCGATCGCGTCGAAGGCGGTGTAGCGCGGGTTCAGCGAATCGCCGGCATCCTGGAACACCATCTGGATGCGCGCGCGGTTCTCGTTGGCGGCGAAGTCGCGGGCGCGGAACAGCGACAGCTCGGTGGCGCCCAGGCGGATCATGCCGTCGGTGGGATCGAGCAGGCGGTTGATCAGCCGCACCAGAGTCGACTTGCCGCAGCCCGATTCGCCCACCAGGCCGACGGTCTCGCCGCGGCCGATGGCGAGGCTGACATCGTCGACCGCGCGTAGCGTCGGCGACGGCGCCGCTTCGCCCCGCAGCCGCTCGCGCAGGCGCTGCCAGGCGCCGCGCTTGCCGCCGACCTCGAAGTGCTTGTGCAGCTCGGCGATGTCGAGCAGTGGCGCGCTCATAGCGGATTCCGGCAGGCCACGATGTGCGTCTCGGCCAGCGCGGTGCGCGGCAGCGGCCCGGCACAGGCCTCGAGGCGGCGCTCGCAACGCTCGCTGTAGCGGCAGCTCGGCAGGTCGGCGCGGCGAAGGTCGGGCAGCGAGCCGGGAATCGAGGCAAGCGAGGCCAGCGCACCGCTCTCGCCGGGCGTCGCCGCCAGCAGCCGGGCGGAATAGGGATGGCGCGCGGCGTTGAACAGCGTGGCGCTGCGCGCGCTCTCGACGATGTGGCCGGCATGCATGACGACGATGCGGTCGCAGTACTCCGCCGCGAGCGTCAGGTCGTGGGTGATGAAGATCGTCGCGGTGCCGGTCTCCCGTGCCAGCTCGGCGATCAGGTCCATGATCACCGCCTGGGTCGTGACGTCGAGACCGGTCGTGGGCTCGTCGGCGATCAGCAGGCTGGGCCGGCAGGCGATGGCGATGGCGATCATGACGCGCTGGCACATGCCGCCGGAGAGCTCGAAGGGATAGGCCTTGGCGCGGCGTTCCGGGTCGGGGATGCGCACCTTCTTCAGCATCTCGATCGCCAGCTTCGGCGCCTGCGCGCGCGTGGCGCCGCCGTGGCGCACCAGCACGTCGGCGATCTGCTCGCCGACGCGGCGGATCGGATTGAGCGCCGTGCGCGGGTTCTGGAAGATCATCGACAGCTCGCGACCGCGCAGCTCGGCCAGCTCACGCTCGGGCAGGCTCAGCAGATCGGAGCCGCCGAACATCGCCGTCCCTGACGTGACGCGGCCGGCGGGATCGAGGATGCCCATGACGGCGAAGGCGGTGACCGACTTGCCCGAGCCGCTTTCACCGACCAGCGCCACCGTCTCGCCCTTGGCGATGCTGAAGCCGACCTGGTCGAGCACCTTGACCACGCCGGAGCGGGTACGGAACTCGACGCTGAGATCCTCGACGGCGAGCGCGGGCGCGGCGCTCATGTGCGCTTCCTCATGTGCGCTTCCTCGGGTCGATGATGTCGCGCAGCCCGTCGCCCAGCAGGTTGAAGCAGAACACCGCCAGCATCAGCGTCGCGCCGGGAAACAGCGCGATCCACCATTCGCCCGACTGGATGAAGTTGGCGCCCTCGGCGACCATGATGCCCCATTCCGGGGCCGGCGGGCGCACGCCCAGGCCGATGAACGACAGGCCCGCGGCATTGAGGATGGCGTAGCCCATGGTCAGCGACATCTGCACCATCATGATCGGCATGATGTTGGGCAGGATGTGGCCGAACAGCACGCGCGCCTCGCCGTTGCCCGATAGTCGCGCGGCTTCGACGAAGCCGGCCTCGCGGCGGATATTGGCCTCGGCGCGCGCCACGCGGACATAGAGCGGGAAGTTGATGATCGCCGTGGCGATGATGATGTTGGTGACCTTGTTGCCGAGCGCCGCGACGATACCCATGGCGAGCACGAAGAGCGGGAAGGCCATGATGGTGTCGGCGAGCCGGCCGACGATCCTGTCCGGCCATCCCCCGAAATAGCCGGCGGCGACGCCGGAGACCGCGCCGAGCAGGAAGGCCAGGATCACCGAGGCGAAGGCGATGGTGAGATCGAGCCGTGTCGCCACCAGCACGCGGCTGAAGATGTCGCGGCCGAGCTGGTCGGTGCCGAACCAGTGCGCCGCCGAGGGCGGCTTCAGGGCGAGGCTGGTGTTGGTCGCCAGCGGATCATGGGGCGCGATCACGGGTCCGAAGATCGCCGCCAGCAGGAACAGGGCGAACAGGCCGAAGGCGAAGGCCGTAACCGGATTCTCCGACAGCACGTAGCGGGCGTGGCGCAGCAGGGGGAGCATGGCTAACTCCCTTCCCCCGGAGGGGGAAGGTGGCGCGCGCAGCACGACGGAAGGGGGATGTCGAAGACGAACGCAAGAGTCCGTCTTCGACATCCCCCTTCCGCCCTTCGGGCACCTTCCCCCTTCGGGGGAAGGTAAAGGTGCGTGGCCTCCCTCACGCGTCGAGCCTCACGCGCGGATCGACCAAGCCGTAGAGGATGTCGATCACCAGATTCAGGGCGATGTAGAGCACCGCCATGGTCAGCACGAAGCCCTGCACCGGTGCGTAGTCCGAGGTGATCAGTGCGTTGACGGCATACAGGCCGATGCCCGGCCAGGCGAACACCGTCTCGACCAGCACGTTGGCGCCCAGCAGGAAGGAGAACACCATGCCAAGCGTGGTGATCACCGGCAGCACGGCGTTGCGGAAGGCGTAGGTGAAGATCACGGTGCGCGGCGCCAGGCCGCTGGCGCGCGCGGTGCGGATGAAGTCGCTGCCCAGCACCGACAGCATCGAGCCGCGCGTCATGCGGGCCAGCGGCGCCAGCGAGAAGATCGCCATCGCCGAGGCGGGCAGCGCCAGCTGCCGCAGGCTGCCCCAGAAGGCCTCGCCGTTGCCGGTCAGCAGGCTGTCGATCAGGTAGAAACCGGTGATGTGCGTCGGCGGCGAGACGAAGATGTCGAGCCGGCCGGTGGGCGCCGGCGCGATCTGCAGCAGGTAATAGAAGACATAGGCGAAGAGCAGGCCGGTGAAGAACACCGGCAAGGACACGCCGGCGGTGGTGACGATTCGGCAGAGATGGTCGATCCACGAGCCCTGCTTCACCGCCGCCAGCACACCCAGCGGGATGGCGATCCCCGCTGAGACGAAAAGCGCCACCAGCGTCAGCTCGGCCGAGGCGGGCAGGCGGGTGGCGATCTCGCTGACGACGGGTTGGCCGGTCGACAGCGAGGTGCCGAGATTGCCGCTCAGCAGGTCGCCGACATAGACGACGAACTGCTCGGGCAGCGATTTGTCGAGCCCGAGCTTGGCGCGGATCTCGGCGATCGCCTGCGGCGTGGCGGCGAGCCCGGCGAAATACGCTGCCGGATCGCCCGGCAGCAGGCGGGTGAGCATGAAGGTGACGATCACCACGCCGATGACGCTCGGCACGGCCGTCGCCAGGCGCGACAGGATCTGGCCGAGCATCGCCGATGTACCTCAGCCCTTGACGAGCTGGCGGTAGTCGAGCTGGCGATGGAACCAGTAGCGGTAGCCGGTGACGTTCTTCTGCATCGCCACGTTGAGCAGCGGCTGGAACAGCGGGATGCGCGGCACGTCCTCGAACGCCGTGTCGACGAAGCCCTTTACCGCCGCCTCGTATTCCGGTCCCGTGCTGAAACGCGCCTTGTCGATCAGCGCGTCCATGGCGGGGTTCTGGTAGCTCATGGTGTTGAAGACGGCGTTCTGGCCGTGATAGCACCAGAAGAAGAAGTACTCGGCGTAGTTCAGCCAGCCGCCGAAGGTGTTGGTGATCATCGGCATCTGCTTCTTCAAGAGCTCCGCACGCCAGTTGGCGCCGGGGATCTTGTTGATCGTCGCCTTGATGCCGATCTGGCCGAGGGCCTCCTGCACCAGCACGCTGAGCGGTTCGTTGATGCCGGCGAGACCGAGGTCGAAGCTCAGCGTCGTCTCGAAGCCGTTGGCATGGC is a genomic window containing:
- a CDS encoding AtzE family amidohydrolase; translated protein: MSLDPTSAQATASDIALAVRAKRVTASAVTEAALARIAARDGALNAFTIVTTERARRKAAAIDAMIAAGGDPGPLAGTPFAVKNLFDISGVPTLAGAKINADLPPAPRDAALIERMEEAGAVLLGGLNMGEYAYDFTGENSHYGPSRNPRDPSRMTGGSSGGSGAAAAGGLVPIALGSDTNGSIRVPSSLCGLFGLKPTYGRLSRARSFPFVDSLDHLGPLARSAADLALSFDAMQGADEDDPVCTGRPAMATMPLLGEGIGGLRIAVAGDYFERQLEPVAAEAVATVARALGATRRVAIVDAARARGCAYIITASEGAALHLDRLRAQPQDFDPDTRERFMAGALIPAAWYIKAQRFRRVFRSQTLRLFDEVDVILAPATPTTAPSLGQKTMSIAGVEMPVRANLGIFTQPISFIGLPVVAVPVQRPGGLPIAVQVIARPFNEQAALRVAAWLEREGICTAPPA
- the hpxZ gene encoding oxalurate catabolism protein HpxZ, whose protein sequence is MSHEINIPEIVREVTDAFYRYETALNTNDVETLDALFWKSPHTLRYGIGEQLYGHDEIAAFRSGRDPAFVLSRDLLKVWIVTYGRDFGTANVEFRRHGMTRTGRQSHTWMRTPEGWRIVTAHVSLLGEATPMRP
- a CDS encoding ANTAR domain-containing protein — translated: MKGTCDAPLRILLVDADSERAAMLERTLADAGHQVVARVPGADDLLERVRTHTPDMIIVDVTSPNRDMLEQMRSVSRERAQPIVMFVDETDETLAVEAVRAGVTSYVVDGLSPARVKPIMDVAIARFRAVQELRDELARTKATLVERRQIDRAKGILMSQRGITEDEAYKALRKLAMDKGKRLVEIAEQVISVSELLGSGKS
- a CDS encoding ABC transporter permease; its protein translation is MLGQILSRLATAVPSVIGVVIVTFMLTRLLPGDPAAYFAGLAATPQAIAEIRAKLGLDKSLPEQFVVYVGDLLSGNLGTSLSTGQPVVSEIATRLPASAELTLVALFVSAGIAIPLGVLAAVKQGSWIDHLCRIVTTAGVSLPVFFTGLLFAYVFYYLLQIAPAPTGRLDIFVSPPTHITGFYLIDSLLTGNGEAFWGSLRQLALPASAMAIFSLAPLARMTRGSMLSVLGSDFIRTARASGLAPRTVIFTYAFRNAVLPVITTLGMVFSFLLGANVLVETVFAWPGIGLYAVNALITSDYAPVQGFVLTMAVLYIALNLVIDILYGLVDPRVRLDA
- the cysG gene encoding siroheme synthase CysG; protein product: MRALPLFHDLRDRLCLVIGGGEAALRKAAVLESLGARVVHRATADDLDDVALVVVAGADEDAARRAFELCRARGVPVNAVDRPRYCTVTWPAIVDRDPITIAIGTAGAAPTLARLLRARIERAVPAQMAALARLAESWRARVKAALPLPASRLRFWERFFEGAVAEAALDGDVAEADRRARALLSGAEAQPRGVVHLVGAGPGDPELLTLRALRLIQSADVIVHDRLVGEEILAFARVDAQRIYVGKRRAHHCVPQPDINTLLIEHARAGRRVVRLKGGDPFVFGRGGEEIEALLEAGIACDVTPGITAATGCAAYAGIPLTHRDHAHTCLFVTGHLKDGILDLNWDVLARPRQTLAVYMGLVSLPQLSRQLIAHRLPGSTPAAVVIDGTRPTQRVIAGTLASLPGLAASLDVSRPALVLIGDAVGVAARMPADAWAMAAE
- a CDS encoding ABC transporter ATP-binding protein, yielding MSAAPALAVEDLSVEFRTRSGVVKVLDQVGFSIAKGETVALVGESGSGKSVTAFAVMGILDPAGRVTSGTAMFGGSDLLSLPERELAELRGRELSMIFQNPRTALNPIRRVGEQIADVLVRHGGATRAQAPKLAIEMLKKVRIPDPERRAKAYPFELSGGMCQRVMIAIAIACRPSLLIADEPTTGLDVTTQAVIMDLIAELARETGTATIFITHDLTLAAEYCDRIVVMHAGHIVESARSATLFNAARHPYSARLLAATPGESGALASLASIPGSLPDLRRADLPSCRYSERCERRLEACAGPLPRTALAETHIVACRNPL
- a CDS encoding hydroxyacid dehydrogenase gives rise to the protein MKLLLTHTPQSRRQYYGARPLELLRGLVELSTHEADTPLDAAGLIAAAQDVELVIVDRSTPVPAEVFAALPKLRAVMRTAVDIRNIDVEAASKAGILVTRAEPGFVKSVVELALGFLVDLSRGVSRAAASYHAGQKPEIRVGRQLAGSTVGIIGYGRIARDLAPLLTAIGMTVLVSDPYAQVDDPRFIKLPMEELLGRADYVVCLAIANEETENLLDATAFARMRPEAFFINLSRGNLVDEAALAAALAEGRIAGAAMDVGRAPDQMPSPELARLPNVIATPHIGGLTPPASESQAMDTVGQVRALLRGEIPPGAVNASSWSRRP
- a CDS encoding DUF4089 domain-containing protein, translated to MQPEDDTGTYVDAMARIIGLPIDPALRDKVIASFDIARTIAGLALAAPLPDATESAPVFEP
- a CDS encoding ABC transporter permease: MLPLLRHARYVLSENPVTAFAFGLFALFLLAAIFGPVIAPHDPLATNTSLALKPPSAAHWFGTDQLGRDIFSRVLVATRLDLTIAFASVILAFLLGAVSGVAAGYFGGWPDRIVGRLADTIMAFPLFVLAMGIVAALGNKVTNIIIATAIINFPLYVRVARAEANIRREAGFVEAARLSGNGEARVLFGHILPNIMPIMMVQMSLTMGYAILNAAGLSFIGLGVRPPAPEWGIMVAEGANFIQSGEWWIALFPGATLMLAVFCFNLLGDGLRDIIDPRKRT
- a CDS encoding ABC transporter ATP-binding protein, translating into MSAPLLDIAELHKHFEVGGKRGAWQRLRERLRGEAAPSPTLRAVDDVSLAIGRGETVGLVGESGCGKSTLVRLINRLLDPTDGMIRLGATELSLFRARDFAANENRARIQMVFQDAGDSLNPRYTAFDAIADPLRRLKRTSGEALTDRVNDLADMTGLPRELLSRFPHQLSGGQKARVGIARAIAVEPELLILDEPTAALDVSVQVVILQLLQDLKARLGMSYLFVSHDLNVVRLLCDRVLVMYLGKIVEAGPAAEVFARPLHPYTRALISAIPQADPARRAGRLRLSGEPRSPIDPDPNVCRFYGRCPVGTRDCAESMPALRRVSPVRDVACHFAQSGED